In a genomic window of Blattabacterium cuenoti:
- a CDS encoding sigma-54 interaction domain-containing protein, with the protein MESVFIQKIKQKFGIIGYDYTLHRALEKAIQVAPTDISVLVLGESGVGKEFIPKIIHQYSCRKHHTYIAVNCGAIPEGTIDSELFGHEKGSFTGATNMRKGYFEGAYGGTIFLDEVGELPLTTQVRLLRILESGEFIKVGSSKIQKTNVRIVAATNLNMTESIQKGKFREDLYYRLNTVQINVPPLRFRKNDIKFLFKKFSNDFAEKYHMPPITFTEESLKYLENYSWPGNIRQLKNLIEQISVMETKREISVEKLKEYTPENIPSISFSNHNKVVETTSIHNRERDLFYKILFDMKKNLNDLKDITFQLIKNNSNTRFIEKNQHLIEKVFGKMIHNRSNSIFQLEDSSKSEEDSDYEEIEEDSSKNELSSFSLQKKEIEFIQKALKKNNGKKRKTAKELGISERTLYRKIKQYGL; encoded by the coding sequence ATGGAATCCGTTTTTATTCAAAAAATAAAACAAAAGTTTGGAATCATTGGATATGATTATACTTTGCATAGAGCCTTAGAAAAGGCTATACAAGTTGCTCCCACTGACATATCAGTATTAGTTCTTGGAGAAAGTGGAGTAGGAAAAGAATTTATACCAAAAATTATCCATCAATATTCTTGCAGAAAACATCATACTTACATTGCAGTGAATTGTGGTGCTATTCCAGAGGGAACAATTGATAGTGAACTTTTTGGACATGAAAAAGGTTCCTTTACAGGAGCTACTAACATGCGGAAAGGGTATTTTGAGGGAGCATATGGAGGAACTATTTTTTTGGATGAAGTAGGAGAATTACCTTTGACTACGCAAGTTCGTCTTCTTAGAATATTGGAATCTGGAGAATTTATAAAAGTAGGATCTTCTAAAATTCAAAAAACCAATGTACGTATTGTTGCTGCCACTAATTTAAATATGACAGAATCTATACAAAAAGGAAAATTTAGAGAAGATTTATATTATAGATTAAATACAGTTCAAATTAATGTTCCTCCTTTACGTTTTCGTAAAAACGATATTAAATTTTTATTTAAAAAATTTTCCAATGATTTTGCAGAAAAGTACCATATGCCTCCAATAACATTTACTGAAGAATCTTTAAAATATTTAGAAAATTATTCTTGGCCGGGTAATATAAGACAATTGAAAAATCTTATAGAACAAATTTCTGTAATGGAAACTAAACGTGAAATTTCTGTAGAAAAATTAAAAGAATATACGCCAGAAAATATTCCATCAATATCTTTTTCTAATCATAATAAGGTAGTAGAAACTACATCTATTCATAATAGAGAAAGAGATCTTTTTTATAAAATTTTATTTGATATGAAAAAAAATTTGAATGATTTGAAAGATATTACTTTTCAATTAATTAAAAATAATTCTAATACTAGATTTATTGAAAAAAATCAGCATCTTATAGAAAAAGTTTTTGGAAAAATGATTCATAACAGAAGTAATTCTATATTTCAGTTAGAAGATTCATCTAAATCTGAAGAAGATTCAGATTATGAAGAAATAGAAGAGGATTCATCTAAAAATGAATTGTCTTCTTTTTCTTTACAAAAAAAAGAGATAGAATTTATTCAAAAAGCTTTAAAAAAAAATAATGGAAAAAAAAGAAAAACTGCAAAAGAATTAGGTATTTCAGAAAGAACCTTATACAGGAAGATTAAACAATATGGTTTATAA
- a CDS encoding co-chaperone GroES, giving the protein MMEVKIKPLADRVLVQPDPAETKTSSGIIIPDTAKEKPQKGTIIAVGKGKKNEPMNLKEGDRVLYGKYSGTELKWEGEEYLIMRESDVIAII; this is encoded by the coding sequence ATGATGGAAGTAAAGATTAAACCGTTAGCAGATCGCGTTCTTGTACAACCTGATCCTGCTGAAACAAAAACCTCTTCAGGTATTATTATCCCTGATACAGCAAAAGAAAAACCACAAAAAGGAACTATAATAGCAGTAGGAAAAGGGAAGAAGAATGAACCTATGAATTTAAAAGAAGGAGATAGAGTTTTGTACGGTAAATATTCTGGTACAGAATTGAAATGGGAAGGAGAAGAATATCTCATTATGCGAGAATCTGATGTTATAGCAATCATATAA
- a CDS encoding ABC transporter ATP-binding protein, with amino-acid sequence MGDLFAFSKKYCQKYKLRLCIGFLLILLSNILTVLPIHYIGKSINTIKNIFTSLSKTSYPLSTYLKKDICLYTSVILIVPIIGGFVKYHMRQCIITTSRMIEFDIKNEIFLHYQKLSLSFYKKNSTGDLMNRLTEDVSFIRQYIGPGIMYFLNLIVLFFIVVMQMLRINKILTFYVILPIPILFIFVYYISIYITNKSEEVQKFQSIICSFIQETFSGIHIIKSFVSESFFQEKHKKIILKYQKKNIELAKIDTILSSVIIFFIGTCHLIILFFGGKKYFEGEIKEIGIIAEFFTYINVLIFPFIILGWVVSILERAKVSQVRISEFLKEKPEILNNNSIKNTKISGKIQFRNVSFFYCKNKIIQNKKNNTINKITFTLMRGKTLILTGETGSGKTTIGRLISRFYDPHKGEILIDNLSLKDHNLYDFRKNIGYVPQESFLFSDSIYNNILFGSVKQVSPYEVYNAARIAMIENDILNFKNGYKTIIGEKGITLSGGQKQRICIARAIIRKPKILIFDDSFSSIDQKTRKLIIYYIKKNMRFSTIIIITHDISYVSDFDLFIVLKNGRISKIKSYSFFLKN; translated from the coding sequence ATGGGTGATTTATTTGCTTTTAGCAAAAAATATTGTCAAAAGTACAAATTACGTTTGTGTATTGGATTTTTATTAATTTTATTATCAAATATTTTAACTGTACTTCCTATTCATTATATAGGAAAATCTATTAATACCATAAAAAATATATTTACAAGTCTTTCAAAGACATCATATCCTCTTTCTACCTATTTAAAAAAAGATATTTGTCTTTATACCAGTGTGATATTGATAGTTCCAATTATAGGTGGTTTTGTAAAATATCATATGCGGCAATGTATAATAACTACGTCTAGAATGATAGAATTTGACATAAAAAATGAAATTTTTTTACATTATCAAAAATTAAGTTTGTCTTTTTATAAAAAAAATTCTACAGGAGATTTAATGAATCGTCTTACAGAAGACGTATCTTTTATCAGACAGTATATAGGTCCTGGTATAATGTATTTTTTGAATCTTATTGTTCTTTTTTTTATAGTTGTTATGCAAATGTTACGGATTAATAAAATATTAACTTTTTATGTTATTTTACCTATTCCCATTCTTTTTATTTTTGTATACTATATTAGTATTTATATTACCAATAAAAGTGAAGAAGTTCAAAAATTTCAGTCTATTATATGCTCTTTTATACAGGAAACTTTTTCAGGAATCCATATTATTAAATCATTTGTATCGGAATCTTTTTTTCAAGAAAAACATAAGAAAATTATACTAAAATATCAAAAGAAAAATATAGAATTGGCTAAAATAGATACTATATTATCTTCAGTTATTATTTTTTTTATAGGAACTTGTCATTTGATAATTCTTTTTTTTGGAGGTAAAAAATATTTTGAGGGAGAAATAAAAGAAATTGGAATTATTGCTGAATTTTTCACATATATAAATGTTTTAATTTTTCCTTTTATTATATTAGGATGGGTTGTTTCTATTTTAGAAAGAGCTAAAGTATCGCAAGTTCGTATTAGCGAATTTTTGAAAGAAAAACCTGAAATATTAAATAATAATTCAATAAAAAATACAAAAATATCTGGAAAAATTCAATTTAGAAATGTAAGTTTTTTTTATTGCAAAAATAAAATAATTCAAAATAAAAAAAACAATACAATTAATAAAATAACATTTACTCTAATGAGAGGAAAAACTTTAATCTTAACAGGGGAAACAGGATCAGGTAAAACAACGATAGGTAGATTAATATCTCGTTTTTATGATCCACATAAAGGAGAAATATTAATAGATAATTTATCGTTAAAAGATCATAATTTATATGATTTTAGAAAAAATATAGGTTATGTTCCTCAAGAATCTTTTCTTTTTTCAGATTCTATTTATAATAATATACTTTTTGGAAGTGTAAAACAAGTTTCACCATATGAAGTATATAACGCAGCTAGAATAGCTATGATAGAAAATGATATTCTAAATTTTAAAAATGGATACAAAACTATTATAGGAGAAAAAGGAATTACTTTATCTGGAGGTCAAAAACAAAGAATATGTATCGCTAGAGCTATTATAAGAAAACCTAAAATTCTTATATTTGATGATAGTTTTTCTTCCATAGATCAAAAAACCAGAAAATTAATTATTTATTATATTAAAAAAAATATGAGATTTAGTACTATAATTATTATAACTCATGATATTTCTTATGTTTCTGATTTTGATTTATTTATTGTTTTAAAAAATGGAAGAATATCAAAAATAAAAAGTTATAGTTTTTTTTTAAAAAATTAA
- a CDS encoding DUF3276 family protein: MDEKENIKERNEICSRTLKTGSRTYFFDARETRAGDYYLTITESKKNFSETGEITYKKHKIYLYKEDFSKFQSILDDMIRFIINEKGREVISERHQKDFKNHHTTYNQGIKDKDTQQKKTSDIKNFTDINFEDI, encoded by the coding sequence ATGGACGAAAAAGAAAATATCAAAGAAAGAAATGAAATTTGTTCACGAACTCTAAAAACTGGTAGTCGTACTTATTTTTTTGATGCGAGAGAAACAAGAGCTGGTGATTATTATCTGACAATAACTGAAAGTAAGAAAAATTTTTCTGAAACAGGAGAAATAACTTATAAAAAACACAAAATTTATTTGTACAAAGAAGATTTCTCAAAGTTTCAAAGTATACTTGATGATATGATTCGATTTATCATTAATGAAAAAGGAAGAGAAGTTATTTCAGAACGTCATCAAAAAGATTTTAAAAATCATCATACTACATATAATCAAGGAATTAAGGATAAGGATACACAACAAAAAAAAACATCAGATATAAAAAATTTTACAGATATCAATTTTGAAGATATCTAA
- a CDS encoding RNA recognition motif domain-containing protein, translated as MDNTKLYVGNLSYDMTEQELKKHFETIGEVTHAKIIFDETTSSKRSKGFGFIEMSNEENAKQAIEKLNGTEFMGRNIIVSAARPRARKDY; from the coding sequence ATGGACAATACGAAACTATACGTAGGTAATTTATCTTATGATATGACAGAACAAGAATTGAAAAAACATTTTGAAACTATAGGGGAAGTCACTCATGCAAAGATAATTTTTGATGAAACTACATCAAGTAAAAGAAGTAAAGGTTTTGGATTCATAGAAATGTCTAATGAAGAAAACGCCAAACAAGCTATAGAAAAATTGAATGGAACAGAGTTTATGGGAAGAAATATTATCGTATCTGCAGCTAGACCAAGAGCAAGAAAAGATTATTAG
- the dapA gene encoding 4-hydroxy-tetrahydrodipicolinate synthase yields the protein MKKLYGTGVALITPFKKDEKVDFNGLEKLVKYVLDNNVDYLVALGTTAETATLIKEERRDILRCIQSANYRKLPLILGIGGNNTKNIIEQINSIKNLSDFYAILSVSPYYNRPSQEGIYQHFKSISDHTEANIILYNVPKRTGSNITPETVLRLSFDSKNIIGIKEASGNILQSYKILKNKSKNFSVISGDDFITLPVILGGGESVISVIAQGFPNKISEMISLARNNRIKKSFSIFYNIMNLIDLIYEEGNPTGIKTFLSIIGICDPYVRLPLLVGSSFLKEKMLHLLNKINK from the coding sequence ATGAAAAAATTATATGGAACAGGTGTAGCGTTAATAACTCCTTTTAAAAAGGATGAAAAAGTTGATTTTAATGGACTTGAAAAACTCGTAAAATATGTTTTAGATAATAATGTTGATTATCTAGTCGCATTAGGAACTACAGCGGAAACAGCTACTTTAATAAAGGAAGAAAGAAGGGATATTTTAAGATGTATTCAAAGTGCTAATTATAGAAAATTGCCTTTGATATTAGGAATAGGAGGAAATAACACGAAAAATATTATAGAACAAATAAATAGTATAAAAAACTTATCAGATTTTTATGCTATACTTTCAGTTTCTCCCTATTATAATAGGCCCTCACAAGAGGGAATATATCAACATTTCAAATCTATTTCTGATCATACAGAAGCAAATATTATTCTTTATAATGTTCCTAAAAGAACAGGGTCTAATATTACACCAGAAACTGTTTTACGTCTATCTTTTGATTCAAAAAATATAATAGGAATAAAAGAAGCTTCTGGTAATATTTTACAATCCTATAAAATTTTAAAAAACAAGTCAAAAAATTTTAGTGTAATATCAGGTGATGATTTTATAACTTTGCCTGTTATATTAGGTGGAGGTGAAAGTGTAATTTCCGTTATTGCTCAAGGTTTTCCTAATAAAATATCCGAAATGATCTCTTTAGCGAGAAATAATCGTATAAAAAAATCTTTTTCAATTTTTTATAATATTATGAACTTAATAGATCTTATTTATGAAGAAGGAAATCCTACAGGAATCAAGACTTTTTTGAGTATAATAGGGATATGTGATCCATATGTAAGATTACCACTATTAGTTGGAAGCTCATTTTTAAAAGAAAAGATGTTACATTTATTAAATAAAATAAATAAGTAA
- the groL gene encoding chaperonin GroEL (60 kDa chaperone family; promotes refolding of misfolded polypeptides especially under stressful conditions; forms two stacked rings of heptamers to form a barrel-shaped 14mer; ends can be capped by GroES; misfolded proteins enter the barrel where they are refolded when GroES binds) — translation MAKDIKFDIEARDKLKKGVDALANAVKVTLGPKGRNVVLQKSFGGPQVTKDGVTVAKEIELEDPIENLGAQMVKEVASKTNDVAGDGTTTATVLAQAIVREGLKNVAAGANPMDLKRGIDKALEVVILDLKKQTREVGGNTEKIKQVASISANNDEKTGALIADAFEKVGKEGVITVEEAKGTDTSVDVVEGMQFDRGYQSPYFVTNTEKMITEFDQPQILLSDKKIAAMKDLLPILEPVAQSGKPLLIISEEVEGEALATLVVNKIRGTLKVAAIKAPGFGDRRKAMLEDIAILTGGTVISEETGSKLEDVKLHMLGKAERVIIDKDNTTIVNGGGSKKDIRARVDQIKAQIESTTSDYDKEKLQERLAKLAGGVAVLYVGAASEVEMKEKKDRVDDALNATRAAVEEGIVAGGGVALVRAIKSLDHTKGDNSDQDTGIQIVRRSLEEPLRQIVANAGGEGSVVVAKVAEGKGDFGYDAKIGEYKNMIVEGIIDPTKVARVALENAASVSGMLLTTECVVTEIKKDEINAAPPMPGAGGGGMGGMM, via the coding sequence ATGGCAAAAGATATTAAATTTGATATTGAAGCGAGAGATAAGTTAAAAAAAGGTGTGGATGCATTAGCAAATGCAGTTAAAGTGACTTTGGGACCAAAAGGTAGAAACGTTGTATTGCAAAAATCTTTTGGTGGACCTCAAGTAACTAAAGATGGTGTAACTGTTGCAAAAGAAATAGAATTAGAAGATCCTATAGAAAATTTGGGGGCTCAAATGGTAAAAGAAGTAGCTTCTAAAACCAATGATGTAGCTGGAGATGGAACAACAACGGCCACTGTGTTAGCTCAAGCTATTGTTAGAGAAGGATTAAAAAATGTGGCAGCAGGAGCTAACCCTATGGATTTAAAAAGAGGTATAGATAAAGCTTTAGAAGTTGTTATTTTAGATTTAAAAAAACAAACTCGAGAAGTTGGAGGAAATACAGAGAAAATAAAACAAGTTGCTTCTATTTCTGCAAATAATGATGAAAAAACAGGAGCTTTAATAGCCGATGCTTTTGAAAAAGTAGGAAAAGAAGGAGTTATTACTGTAGAAGAAGCAAAAGGTACAGATACATCTGTAGATGTAGTTGAAGGAATGCAGTTTGACAGAGGTTATCAGTCTCCTTATTTTGTAACAAATACCGAAAAAATGATAACAGAATTTGACCAACCTCAAATTTTATTATCTGATAAGAAAATAGCAGCAATGAAAGATTTGTTACCAATATTGGAACCTGTAGCCCAATCTGGTAAACCTTTATTAATTATTTCTGAAGAAGTAGAAGGTGAAGCATTAGCTACATTAGTAGTCAATAAAATACGAGGTACTTTGAAAGTGGCAGCTATCAAAGCTCCTGGATTTGGAGATAGGAGAAAGGCTATGTTGGAGGATATTGCCATATTAACAGGGGGAACCGTTATTTCTGAAGAAACAGGAAGTAAATTAGAGGATGTAAAGCTACACATGTTGGGGAAAGCAGAAAGAGTGATTATAGATAAAGATAATACTACCATTGTCAATGGAGGGGGAAGTAAAAAAGATATAAGAGCTCGTGTAGATCAAATTAAAGCTCAAATAGAATCTACTACATCAGATTATGATAAAGAAAAATTACAAGAACGTCTTGCAAAACTAGCTGGTGGTGTAGCTGTTCTTTATGTCGGAGCTGCTTCTGAAGTTGAAATGAAAGAAAAAAAAGATCGTGTAGATGATGCTTTAAATGCTACTAGAGCTGCTGTAGAAGAAGGAATAGTAGCTGGTGGTGGAGTTGCCTTAGTTCGAGCTATAAAATCTTTAGATCATACAAAAGGAGATAATTCAGATCAAGATACTGGAATACAAATAGTTAGAAGATCTCTTGAAGAACCTCTACGTCAGATTGTAGCTAACGCAGGAGGTGAAGGATCTGTAGTTGTAGCTAAAGTGGCAGAAGGAAAAGGAGATTTTGGGTACGATGCTAAAATTGGAGAATATAAAAATATGATAGTAGAAGGGATTATAGATCCAACAAAAGTTGCTAGAGTTGCCTTAGAAAATGCCGCTTCTGTATCAGGAATGTTATTAACTACTGAGTGTGTTGTTACAGAAATAAAGAAAGATGAAATTAACGCTGCACCACCAATGCCAGGTGCTGGAGGGGGAGGAATGGGCGGAATGATGTAA
- the miaB gene encoding tRNA (N6-isopentenyl adenosine(37)-C2)-methylthiotransferase MiaB, with protein MKDKSFYIENYGCQMNISDSNIINSILLKNGFVLSENLEKASIILLNSCSIREKAELTLKKKLEQLKFLKKKKKKIWIGIIGCFSKEIKKFFLKKKMVDFFVDSNSYREIPNFIHYSIMGKEYFNFTKKNETYSDISFIKTKQNDKKISAFLSITRGCNNMCTFCIVPFTRGRERSSDPYSIIKECEHLYHNGYKEVTLLGQNVDSYIWKKENMIQDQKNIVDFSHLLDLLAQKIPFMRIRFSTSNPHDMSDKVLKVISKHKNICKHIHLPVQSGSNKILKLMNRKYTREKYLFLVKQIRNIIPECSISHDIMTGFCHENEKDHQETISLMNEIKYNYGYMFSYSPRPGTYAYRKLEDNVPINIKKRRLQEIIDLQNQHSFYRMQEHLGKIEEVLIEGESKRNKQHWYGRNTQNLIVVFPKKSLNIGDLVHVEITDITSATLIGKHCK; from the coding sequence ATGAAAGATAAAAGTTTTTATATTGAAAATTATGGTTGTCAAATGAACATATCAGATAGTAATATTATTAATTCTATTTTATTAAAAAATGGTTTTGTTTTATCTGAAAATTTAGAAAAAGCTAGTATAATTTTGTTAAATTCCTGTTCCATTAGAGAAAAAGCAGAGTTAACTTTAAAAAAAAAACTGGAACAGTTAAAGTTTCTTAAAAAGAAGAAGAAAAAAATTTGGATTGGAATTATAGGATGTTTTTCGAAAGAAATCAAAAAATTTTTTTTGAAAAAAAAAATGGTAGATTTTTTTGTAGATTCGAATTCTTATAGAGAAATACCTAATTTCATTCATTATTCTATAATGGGAAAAGAGTATTTTAATTTTACTAAAAAAAACGAAACTTATTCGGATATAAGTTTTATAAAAACAAAACAAAATGATAAAAAAATATCTGCTTTTTTAAGCATAACAAGAGGTTGTAATAATATGTGTACATTTTGTATTGTTCCTTTTACAAGAGGAAGAGAAAGAAGTAGCGATCCGTATTCGATTATTAAAGAATGTGAACATTTATATCATAATGGATATAAAGAAGTGACTCTTTTAGGTCAAAATGTAGATTCTTATATATGGAAAAAAGAAAATATGATCCAAGATCAAAAAAATATTGTAGATTTTTCTCATCTTTTAGATCTTTTAGCTCAAAAAATTCCTTTCATGAGAATTAGATTTTCTACATCTAATCCTCATGATATGTCTGATAAAGTATTAAAAGTAATTTCTAAACACAAAAATATATGTAAACATATTCATTTACCTGTTCAATCTGGTAGTAATAAAATATTAAAGTTAATGAACAGAAAATATACACGTGAAAAATATCTTTTTTTAGTTAAACAAATTAGAAATATTATACCAGAATGTTCTATTTCTCATGATATTATGACTGGGTTTTGTCATGAAAATGAGAAAGATCATCAAGAAACTATAAGTTTAATGAATGAAATAAAGTATAATTATGGTTATATGTTTTCTTATTCTCCTAGACCTGGAACTTACGCATATAGAAAATTGGAAGATAATGTTCCTATAAATATAAAAAAAAGACGATTACAAGAAATTATTGATTTACAAAATCAACATTCATTTTATAGAATGCAAGAACATTTGGGTAAAATAGAAGAAGTTTTGATTGAAGGAGAATCAAAAAGAAACAAGCAACATTGGTATGGAAGAAATACACAAAATTTAATTGTGGTTTTTCCTAAAAAATCCTTAAATATAGGAGATTTAGTTCATGTAGAAATAACAGATATTACATCTGCAACTTTAATAGGAAAACATTGTAAATGA
- a CDS encoding KdsC family phosphatase — translation MNDINTFIFDVDGVLTDCTLNLFPNGNLVRKMYSKDGYAIQLAKKKGYNLCIITRGQDLMVFRRLRNLNIPYIYQGVDNKKKYLDEYCNILNISKKKILYMGDDIPDIEIMKSVALPCSPIDAVQEVKNVSKYISPKKGGKGCVRDVIEKTLKIQKNWF, via the coding sequence ATGAACGATATTAATACTTTCATATTCGATGTGGATGGAGTATTGACTGATTGTACTTTAAATTTGTTTCCAAATGGAAATTTGGTTAGAAAAATGTATTCTAAAGATGGATATGCAATACAATTGGCGAAAAAAAAGGGATATAATTTATGTATCATAACAAGGGGGCAAGATTTAATGGTTTTTAGACGTTTAAGAAATTTGAATATTCCCTATATTTACCAAGGGGTAGATAATAAAAAAAAATATTTAGATGAATATTGTAACATTCTAAACATTTCTAAAAAAAAAATTCTTTATATGGGAGATGATATTCCTGATATAGAAATTATGAAATCTGTAGCTTTACCTTGTTCTCCAATAGATGCAGTACAAGAAGTAAAAAATGTATCTAAATATATTTCCCCTAAAAAAGGGGGAAAAGGATGTGTAAGAGATGTTATCGAAAAAACTTTGAAAATTCAAAAAAATTGGTTTTAG
- the secG gene encoding preprotein translocase subunit SecG: MENISIIILSFFIVLICFLFTLIILVQNPKKGSIHQSFMEKNFRFFGIKRTNTFLENITWFLSIVIFFLTLFFNLLLKSKR; the protein is encoded by the coding sequence ATGGAAAATATATCTATAATTATACTTAGTTTTTTTATTGTTTTAATATGTTTTTTATTTACGTTAATAATATTAGTACAAAACCCTAAAAAAGGAAGTATTCATCAATCTTTTATGGAAAAAAATTTTAGATTTTTTGGAATTAAAAGAACAAATACATTTTTAGAAAATATTACTTGGTTTTTATCTATTGTTATATTTTTTTTAACTCTATTTTTCAATCTTTTGTTAAAATCAAAACGTTAA
- the pncB gene encoding nicotinate phosphoribosyltransferase — MNNFSAVSSLLDNDFYKFTMQNAVIKLFPFAKVKYKFINRGQHSFPKDFSKILRENLNKMAYLKLSNEERVFLEKNCPYLDSSYLNFLNKYQYNPKEVNIFQKGENIQMYIEGLWSNVILWEVPLMAIMSELYYKLTGADKKISEKKITNITKEKLEKYKKLKVKIGEYGTRRRFSYRVHKIVLKTLINEGDSFFIGSSNVHFSHIFSIKPIGTQGHEWIMFHASKYGFNIADRIAMENWLNIYRGKLGIALSDTYTSPIFFKNFNKKLSNLFKGVRHDSGDPISFAKETIKHYKKFNINPIKKKIIFSDNLNPYKVSCISSFCKKKISACFGIGTNFTNDIGFPSMNMVIKMVKALPEEGKKWISVVKLSNVKEKSTGKKNMIFSAKKILRI; from the coding sequence ATGAATAATTTTTCTGCTGTATCATCATTATTGGATAATGATTTTTATAAATTTACAATGCAAAATGCTGTAATTAAATTATTTCCATTTGCAAAAGTTAAATATAAATTTATAAATAGAGGACAACACTCTTTCCCTAAAGATTTTTCCAAAATATTGAGAGAAAATTTAAACAAAATGGCTTACTTAAAACTTTCCAATGAAGAAAGAGTTTTTTTAGAAAAAAATTGTCCTTATTTAGATTCTTCTTATTTAAATTTTTTAAATAAATACCAATATAACCCAAAAGAAGTAAACATATTTCAAAAAGGAGAAAACATACAAATGTATATAGAAGGATTGTGGAGTAATGTGATCTTATGGGAAGTTCCTTTAATGGCTATTATGTCTGAATTATATTATAAATTAACAGGCGCAGATAAAAAAATATCCGAAAAAAAAATTACAAATATTACAAAAGAAAAATTAGAAAAATATAAAAAATTAAAAGTCAAAATTGGAGAATATGGAACAAGAAGAAGATTCTCTTACAGAGTTCATAAAATAGTATTAAAAACATTAATAAATGAAGGAGATTCTTTTTTTATAGGAAGTAGTAATGTTCATTTTTCTCATATTTTTTCTATAAAACCAATAGGAACTCAAGGACATGAATGGATCATGTTTCATGCATCAAAATACGGATTTAATATAGCAGATCGTATAGCAATGGAAAATTGGTTAAATATTTATAGAGGAAAATTAGGAATAGCTTTATCAGATACATATACTTCCCCAATTTTTTTCAAAAATTTTAATAAAAAACTTTCAAACCTTTTTAAAGGAGTAAGACATGATAGTGGAGATCCCATTTCTTTTGCTAAAGAAACTATAAAACATTACAAAAAATTCAATATAAATCCTATAAAAAAAAAAATCATATTTTCAGATAATCTTAACCCATATAAAGTAAGTTGTATTTCTTCTTTTTGCAAAAAAAAAATAAGTGCTTGTTTTGGAATAGGTACTAATTTTACCAATGATATTGGTTTTCCTTCTATGAATATGGTGATAAAAATGGTAAAAGCACTTCCTGAAGAAGGAAAAAAGTGGATATCGGTGGTTAAACTTTCTAATGTTAAAGAAAAATCTACAGGGAAAAAAAATATGATTTTTTCTGCAAAAAAAATACTCCGTATATAA